From Streptosporangium album, the proteins below share one genomic window:
- a CDS encoding RNA polymerase sigma factor encodes MRLSEDPVAFEAFYRRHVDAVMRFVVRRVSDPHLAADLTADTFLAALDSANTYRPGRGSEIAWLYGVARNVVSAHHRRTTRETRATSRVAGRRMMDDNDLVRMEERIDAERRMRRALEAMADLPEGERAVLELVAIDQLTVTEAAAALGIGKVTARVRLHRARRALENVASPSAVYVEGQA; translated from the coding sequence GTGCGCCTCAGTGAAGATCCCGTGGCCTTCGAGGCCTTCTACCGCCGCCACGTCGACGCTGTCATGCGGTTCGTCGTACGCCGGGTGAGCGATCCCCATCTGGCCGCCGACCTGACCGCTGACACCTTCCTGGCGGCCTTGGACTCAGCGAATACCTACCGGCCCGGCCGGGGCAGCGAGATCGCATGGCTGTACGGCGTGGCGCGCAACGTCGTATCGGCCCACCATCGCCGGACGACTCGTGAGACGCGGGCAACCAGCCGCGTCGCGGGCAGACGGATGATGGACGACAACGATCTCGTCCGGATGGAAGAGCGGATCGACGCCGAGCGCCGGATGCGGCGCGCTCTGGAGGCGATGGCCGACCTGCCCGAGGGCGAGCGGGCCGTGCTGGAGCTCGTGGCGATCGACCAGCTCACCGTCACGGAAGCCGCCGCGGCCCTGGGCATCGGGAAGGTCACCGCGCGGGTCCGGTTACATCGGGCCAGACGCGCCCTTGAAAACGTCGCTTCGCCGTCGGCTGTGTACGTGGAGGGACAGGCATGA
- a CDS encoding HlyD family efflux transporter periplasmic adaptor subunit, whose product MAAEGAVIRRGHPLLKIDRKPLVLMYGRLPLYRQLRQGITDGPDVKQWQDDLGLPKTGRVDATQVVSAPATVRVTEAKVDVGERTGPGQGVLRVSGIRQLVHVDLDTDDQALARKGAGVTVKLPGGERIGGKITSVGTVAKSARSGQGQGQDSGETTVDVDITLNKTPRTKLDQAPVDVELESERHKDVLAVPVEALLALREGGFGVEVVEGSATRVVPVEVGVFGSGKVEISGTGLTEGMKVGVPAT is encoded by the coding sequence GTGGCCGCGGAGGGCGCAGTGATCCGCCGCGGCCACCCACTGCTCAAGATCGACCGAAAGCCGCTCGTGCTGATGTACGGCAGGCTGCCGCTCTACCGGCAGCTGCGGCAGGGCATCACCGACGGCCCGGACGTCAAGCAGTGGCAGGACGATCTGGGCCTGCCGAAGACGGGGCGGGTGGACGCGACGCAGGTCGTGTCCGCGCCTGCCACGGTCCGGGTGACCGAGGCGAAGGTCGATGTCGGCGAGCGTACCGGCCCTGGTCAGGGGGTGCTTAGGGTTAGCGGTATCCGGCAGCTGGTGCACGTGGATCTCGACACCGACGACCAGGCACTGGCCAGGAAGGGCGCCGGGGTCACCGTCAAGCTGCCGGGTGGCGAGCGGATCGGCGGAAAGATCACCTCGGTGGGTACGGTCGCCAAGTCCGCCCGGTCCGGACAGGGACAGGGGCAGGACAGCGGCGAGACCACCGTCGATGTCGACATCACCCTGAACAAGACACCGCGCACCAAGCTCGACCAGGCCCCGGTCGACGTCGAACTGGAGAGCGAACGCCACAAGGACGTGCTCGCCGTGCCGGTCGAGGCGCTGCTGGCGCTGCGCGAGGGCGGGTTCGGTGTCGAGGTCGTCGAAGGCTCCGCCACCAGGGTCGTGCCGGTGGAGGTCGGCGTGTTCGGCAGCGGCAAGGTGGAGATCAGCGGCACCGGCCTCACGGAGGGCATGAAGGTCGGGGTGCCCGCCACATGA
- a CDS encoding ABC transporter ATP-binding protein/permease — protein sequence MSIVELQGVTKVYGGQVEALRSVGLTVEYGELLAIVGPSGSGKSTMLQLIGTLDRPTSGTVRIAGYDLAELSDRELSALRARHLGFVFQQFHLAIGVSALDNVADGLLYTGTALRERRERAEAALERVGLGRTGVRVWVDNRWFTVIGILGPMPLAPEIERSALVGFPAAETYLGFDGHPTTIYERSAEEAVEAVRAVLGSLTTAGYALSRDWPPVVPPWAIGGAVGATLLIGTIAGLYPAMRAARLSPTIALATT from the coding sequence ATGAGTATCGTCGAGCTGCAGGGCGTGACCAAGGTCTACGGCGGACAGGTCGAGGCGCTTCGCAGTGTGGGCCTGACGGTCGAGTACGGCGAACTGCTGGCCATCGTCGGCCCTTCCGGCTCCGGCAAGTCGACCATGCTCCAGCTGATCGGAACCCTGGACCGGCCCACGTCAGGCACCGTACGCATCGCCGGCTACGACCTGGCCGAGCTGTCGGACCGGGAGCTGTCGGCGCTGCGCGCCCGCCACCTGGGGTTCGTGTTCCAGCAGTTCCACCTGGCCATCGGCGTGAGCGCGCTGGACAACGTGGCCGACGGCCTGCTTTACACCGGCACCGCGCTGCGCGAGCGGCGAGAGCGGGCCGAGGCCGCCCTGGAACGGGTCGGCCTCGGCAGGACCGGCGTGCGGGTGTGGGTGGACAACCGGTGGTTCACCGTCATCGGCATCCTGGGGCCGATGCCGCTCGCCCCGGAGATCGAACGCTCGGCGCTCGTCGGGTTCCCCGCTGCCGAGACGTACCTGGGTTTCGACGGGCACCCCACGACGATCTACGAGCGTTCTGCCGAGGAGGCGGTGGAGGCCGTCAGGGCGGTGCTGGGCTCCCTGACCACGGCCGGCTACGCGCTGTCGAGGGACTGGCCGCCCGTCGTACCGCCGTGGGCGATCGGCGGGGCGGTCGGCGCCACGCTCCTCATCGGTACGATCGCCGGCCTCTATCCCGCCATGCGCGCCGCCCGCCTGTCCCCGACGATCGCTCTGGCCACCACCTGA